One Pantoea eucalypti genomic region harbors:
- a CDS encoding DUF1198 family protein produces the protein MIWIMLATLAVVFVAGFQLLTAGSRHAAQRLSKRLQLPPVQVESMISMMGKEAAKEFTDYLSHDNETHLHNGAAVLLIWQVLIVDGSEENSQRWHTILSRAGFSPLISRQQLLLALGFLRQLEPDSQELHALREQYNARFTSQGIELEGELTGSSKLVSLSEWRSRH, from the coding sequence ATGATTTGGATAATGCTTGCGACTCTGGCGGTGGTATTTGTTGCTGGATTTCAGCTGCTCACCGCGGGCTCACGCCACGCCGCCCAGCGGCTCAGCAAACGACTGCAGCTGCCACCGGTACAGGTGGAATCAATGATCTCTATGATGGGAAAAGAGGCCGCGAAAGAGTTTACCGACTATCTCAGCCACGATAATGAAACGCATCTGCATAATGGCGCAGCGGTACTGCTGATCTGGCAGGTGTTGATTGTTGATGGCAGCGAGGAGAACAGCCAGCGCTGGCATACGATTCTCAGTCGCGCCGGTTTTTCACCGCTTATCAGCCGCCAGCAGCTGCTACTCGCGCTGGGCTTTCTGCGCCAGCTGGAACCGGACAGTCAGGAACTGCACGCACTTCGTGAGCAATACAACGCGCGCTTCACATCACAAGGGATTGAGCTGGAAGGAGAATTGA